A stretch of the Vibrio gazogenes genome encodes the following:
- a CDS encoding DUF1240 domain-containing protein — translation MTIRIFGLLFCLLILGGGIALGFLSELYLPFQPLENRVRLIAYTNYVAVASVFPMSIGILFVIVHQLFHPKKDAGEYAKAYHSVGMKIMWITLAVAIAAIPARFYLGYKVDQAGYVKCVKESRTSAKSSWRVYAKSKSLCKDSSGIYGG, via the coding sequence ATGACGATAAGAATTTTTGGATTGTTGTTCTGCTTGCTTATATTAGGAGGTGGGATTGCTTTAGGATTTTTGTCTGAGTTATATCTCCCTTTTCAACCACTAGAAAACAGAGTTCGTTTGATTGCGTATACCAATTATGTGGCAGTAGCGTCAGTATTCCCTATGTCAATCGGGATTCTATTCGTCATAGTTCATCAACTATTTCACCCTAAAAAAGATGCTGGGGAATATGCAAAAGCTTATCACAGTGTTGGGATGAAGATTATGTGGATCACGTTAGCTGTTGCCATTGCTGCTATTCCTGCTCGTTTCTACCTGGGCTACAAAGTCGATCAGGCCGGATATGTAAAGTGTGTAAAAGAATCTCGCACTTCTGCCAAGAGTAGTTGGCGAGTTTATGCCAAATCAAAAAGTTTATGTAAAGACTCTTCCGGGATTTATGGGGGATAG
- a CDS encoding ABC transporter substrate-binding protein gives MIIRRLFCFVLFVGVSFSGAFASENQPRVIRIFGAAYLSEMKPLLDDFSMRHPKIKIQYRWMSSDDLDRYIREQKTPQPDVTISSVMHLQLGLVNDGYALEHQRKALSGGYNDLVLPAWSQWRDELFGFSFEPAVIVFNNAFLAGKPMPTNRIELLSFIRRYSDALMGKIGLYDIRHVGIGYLFWSFERQQARNYGQFLELFNSHNARTFNSSREMLAALSKGEIAMAYNILGSYARSWQMLNNNVTMTTMSDYTPVIIRTALINRTTKNAHDAKLFIDYLLSSSGQWVMAEQTNMPPIRSDINTVNSASYMRAQYAEQLKPLPLDVRLLVFSDKSKRQIVTTEWENALKNYD, from the coding sequence ATGATTATCCGACGATTGTTCTGCTTTGTACTATTCGTGGGGGTGAGTTTTTCGGGGGCGTTTGCCAGTGAAAATCAACCGCGAGTGATTCGGATCTTTGGTGCGGCTTATCTGTCAGAAATGAAGCCCCTGTTGGATGACTTCTCCATGCGACATCCCAAGATCAAGATTCAGTATCGGTGGATGAGCAGTGACGATCTCGACCGCTATATCCGCGAGCAGAAAACCCCTCAACCGGATGTAACCATCAGTTCGGTGATGCATTTACAGCTTGGTCTGGTCAATGATGGTTATGCGCTTGAACATCAACGAAAAGCCTTGAGCGGCGGATATAACGACCTGGTTTTGCCTGCTTGGAGTCAGTGGCGGGATGAGCTGTTCGGGTTTAGTTTTGAACCGGCTGTGATTGTATTCAACAATGCATTCTTAGCGGGTAAACCCATGCCCACCAATCGAATTGAGCTGCTGTCTTTTATCCGCCGTTATAGTGACGCGCTGATGGGAAAAATTGGATTGTACGATATTCGCCATGTGGGAATCGGATATTTATTCTGGTCTTTTGAACGACAGCAAGCACGTAATTACGGACAATTTCTGGAATTGTTTAATTCTCATAATGCCCGCACATTTAATAGTTCACGAGAAATGCTCGCAGCGCTAAGCAAGGGCGAGATTGCGATGGCGTATAACATATTAGGCTCTTACGCGCGGAGCTGGCAAATGCTGAATAATAACGTGACCATGACAACGATGTCCGATTACACACCCGTGATTATTCGCACTGCGCTCATCAACCGAACCACAAAAAATGCCCACGATGCAAAACTGTTTATCGATTATTTACTGTCATCCTCCGGTCAATGGGTGATGGCCGAGCAAACCAACATGCCTCCCATCCGCTCTGATATTAATACGGTAAATTCTGCTTCCTATATGCGAGCACAATATGCAGAGCAACTGAAACCATTACCGCTCGATGTCCGTCTTTTGGTGTTTTCTGATAAAAGCAAACGTCAGATTGTGACCACAGAATGGGAAAATGCCCTGAAAAATTATGACTGA
- a CDS encoding Bug family tripartite tricarboxylate transporter substrate binding protein, which produces MLLSNHFNKNVFRVSSQIVSTVFMTFCLTSAGNAQASSHEQSVSFEDERIEVTVPYKEGGGTDTWARFFGPYFSQSLPGNPVVVIRNIPGGGSTKGANQFARRASDNGLDVLASSASTHYTYLLNDRRVRYDYNDWTPVLATPTGGVVYISADEGIKNAEQFVNNLDKLQFKYASQGATTIDLVPLLALDLIGADVQAVFGMKGRGAGRLAFERGEVNIDSQTSSAYLKKVVPLVKEGKAIPLFSFGVVDDQGHLQRDPNFPDLPHFGEVYQLAKGDIDSSQGFKVWRSFFIAGFVAQKVFFLPKSTPQDVQDAWRDAMIKLVAEPDFQKRAKEILGNYQQLTGTEMDQAVNAILSLDENSKKWVAKWLKEKYNTRL; this is translated from the coding sequence ATGCTGCTTAGCAATCATTTTAATAAAAACGTATTCCGTGTCAGCAGTCAGATAGTATCCACAGTGTTCATGACATTTTGTCTGACATCAGCAGGGAATGCACAAGCGAGCAGTCATGAACAATCGGTCAGTTTTGAAGATGAACGGATTGAAGTGACAGTTCCTTATAAAGAAGGTGGCGGTACAGATACTTGGGCTCGTTTCTTCGGCCCTTACTTTTCACAGTCACTTCCCGGTAATCCCGTGGTGGTGATCCGCAATATTCCCGGTGGGGGTTCCACCAAAGGCGCAAACCAATTTGCCCGACGTGCTAGTGACAATGGTTTGGATGTTCTGGCAAGCTCGGCATCGACGCATTACACATATCTGCTCAATGACCGTCGTGTCAGATACGACTACAACGATTGGACACCGGTTCTCGCCACACCAACAGGGGGCGTTGTTTATATCTCCGCAGATGAAGGCATCAAGAATGCCGAGCAATTTGTGAATAATCTGGACAAGCTGCAATTCAAATATGCGAGTCAGGGCGCGACAACGATCGATCTGGTCCCGCTACTGGCCTTAGATTTAATCGGTGCCGATGTTCAGGCGGTATTTGGCATGAAAGGGCGTGGTGCAGGTCGACTGGCATTCGAAAGAGGCGAAGTCAATATCGATTCACAAACCAGTTCTGCCTATTTGAAAAAAGTCGTGCCGCTGGTTAAAGAAGGGAAAGCGATTCCGCTGTTCAGTTTCGGTGTCGTCGATGATCAAGGCCATCTGCAACGGGATCCCAATTTCCCGGATCTGCCTCACTTCGGTGAAGTGTATCAACTTGCGAAAGGGGATATCGATAGCTCACAAGGTTTCAAAGTCTGGCGTTCATTCTTTATCGCAGGATTTGTTGCTCAGAAAGTTTTCTTTTTACCCAAGTCAACGCCGCAAGACGTTCAGGATGCATGGCGTGATGCCATGATTAAATTAGTCGCTGAACCCGATTTTCAAAAACGAGCCAAAGAGATATTGGGTAATTATCAACAGCTGACAGGCACTGAAATGGATCAAGCGGTCAATGCCATTCTTTCTTTAGATGAAAATAGTAAAAAATGGGTGGCGAAATGGTTGAAGGAAAAATACAACACCAGACTTTAA
- a CDS encoding type VI secretion system Vgr family protein, which translates to MTRLKFKLTIDGVNDETLVVRDYQGIESISDSVDDQGQPVYGYRYRIDIASRNSDLSFEQMVDSTALLEVLRDHEVAQKVHGIIRNFSRGDTGHHHTFYSLTLVPSLERLSLRHNSRIFQQLDVPEILSVLLQEMNINDYAFSVRRECAKREYCVQYRETDLEFFHRLAAEEGLMYHFEHQQDKHVLVLTDNPEGFGRLSMPVPYNALSGGVFENPYVSTLIEQKQMEVSDVQLGDYSFKKPSYNLAQSATASDMNYQRGDYEHFDHPGRFKDDTSGQAFTQIRLEALRRQAHTFHGKSNDAQLQAGKRFDLMEHLDSEMNRNYLLVQVAHQGSQPQALEESGGSGATTYANQFAAVLGDQVWQMTPRSKPLLKFPMMGTVVGPEGEEIYCDEHGRVKVHFPWDRKAWDRYGSSNEQSSCWLRVTQGWAGAQYGMMAVPRVGHEVVVHFLNGDPDQPIITGRTYNANNVTPYPLPENKTKTVIRTETHQGEGYNELSFEDQSGSEKIYLHAQKDTDTLVENDATTHIKHNQSTTIDNDRYSHIKVNDHHTVSGEARTKIAKSQTLMIEGELHVKAGKVWVNEAGTEIHIKAGEQVIIEAGNEITLKAGGSFVKVDPSGVSLSGAGVNLNSGGSAGSGSGFGGKNVMLPNSSAKATTAEQSSFTPKQASLITANADVKIDMPEMIKQGRMTQGAASNGGASVTASATPVKVDPENMHWPNYDFINHREITVEYTQKAVDLAVLSLEEAEEFANNLWREYNGKDTLDNGKKVWDGAANAHDAYRLTKGLGGMGVVVYTKPANGRDYVIIKGYKKHLKTLMKGNRWRANNPQVVQLGLGTKNMARNMLRVGLVVDIIFAVAINAVDVFVHDEKTMADLVGRSGVDIAKGMIATGVGTVMAVIASSIGLPLVVVGCAFAGFGMGASFLLDSLDNDYGISDTLVDKLKEIEL; encoded by the coding sequence ATGACCCGACTTAAATTTAAACTCACCATCGATGGTGTCAATGATGAGACATTGGTGGTCCGTGACTATCAGGGCATCGAATCGATCTCAGACTCGGTGGATGATCAAGGTCAACCGGTTTATGGCTATCGGTATCGCATCGATATTGCCAGCCGCAACAGTGACCTGAGTTTCGAGCAGATGGTCGATAGTACCGCACTGCTTGAAGTGCTGCGCGATCATGAGGTCGCGCAAAAGGTTCACGGCATTATTCGTAATTTCAGCCGGGGCGATACCGGTCACCATCATACCTTTTATTCACTCACCTTGGTGCCGTCTCTGGAAAGACTGTCGCTGCGCCATAACAGCCGGATTTTTCAACAACTGGACGTACCGGAAATTCTCTCCGTGCTGCTTCAGGAAATGAATATCAATGATTATGCGTTTTCAGTGCGCCGCGAGTGTGCCAAACGCGAATACTGCGTTCAGTACCGTGAGACCGATTTAGAATTTTTCCACCGTCTGGCGGCGGAAGAAGGGCTGATGTATCACTTTGAACATCAACAAGACAAGCATGTGTTAGTCCTGACGGATAATCCCGAAGGGTTCGGTCGTCTGTCGATGCCAGTGCCGTATAACGCGCTGTCCGGTGGAGTATTTGAAAATCCGTATGTCTCGACCCTGATCGAGCAGAAACAGATGGAAGTCAGTGACGTCCAACTGGGCGATTACAGTTTTAAAAAGCCATCCTATAATCTGGCTCAGTCAGCCACGGCATCCGATATGAATTATCAGCGTGGCGACTATGAGCACTTTGACCATCCGGGGCGATTTAAAGACGACACCAGCGGTCAGGCGTTTACGCAAATCCGCCTTGAAGCGCTGCGCCGACAAGCGCACACCTTCCACGGCAAAAGTAACGACGCACAGCTTCAGGCCGGTAAGCGCTTTGATTTGATGGAACACTTGGACAGTGAGATGAATCGCAATTATCTGCTGGTTCAGGTGGCGCATCAGGGCAGCCAGCCGCAAGCGCTGGAAGAATCCGGTGGCAGCGGTGCAACTACGTACGCCAACCAGTTTGCTGCGGTTCTCGGTGATCAAGTGTGGCAAATGACACCCCGCAGCAAGCCGCTCCTCAAGTTCCCGATGATGGGCACGGTGGTCGGCCCCGAAGGGGAAGAGATCTACTGTGATGAGCATGGTCGGGTGAAAGTACACTTTCCTTGGGACAGAAAGGCATGGGACAGATACGGCAGCTCAAATGAGCAAAGCTCTTGCTGGCTCCGCGTGACCCAAGGTTGGGCCGGTGCACAGTATGGCATGATGGCTGTGCCACGGGTTGGTCATGAAGTGGTGGTGCATTTTCTTAATGGCGACCCGGATCAGCCGATCATTACCGGTCGGACTTACAATGCCAATAATGTTACACCGTATCCGTTGCCGGAAAACAAAACCAAAACGGTGATCCGCACGGAAACGCACCAAGGCGAAGGCTATAACGAGCTGAGTTTTGAAGACCAGTCAGGCAGTGAGAAAATCTACCTGCACGCGCAGAAAGATACCGACACGCTGGTCGAGAACGACGCGACCACGCATATCAAGCATAACCAAAGTACCACCATCGACAATGACCGCTACAGCCATATCAAGGTCAATGATCACCACACCGTCAGCGGTGAAGCGCGCACTAAAATCGCCAAAAGCCAGACGCTGATGATTGAAGGTGAGTTGCATGTGAAAGCCGGTAAAGTGTGGGTCAATGAAGCGGGCACCGAAATCCACATCAAAGCCGGTGAGCAAGTCATCATCGAAGCCGGGAATGAAATCACCCTTAAAGCCGGTGGCAGCTTCGTTAAAGTCGATCCATCCGGTGTTTCCCTCAGTGGTGCCGGAGTCAACCTCAACTCCGGTGGCAGTGCCGGAAGTGGCAGTGGGTTTGGTGGGAAAAATGTTATGCTTCCGAATTCCTCGGCCAAAGCAACCACCGCCGAACAGTCATCATTTACACCGAAACAGGCTTCACTGATCACAGCGAATGCTGACGTGAAAATCGATATGCCAGAAATGATAAAACAAGGTCGTATGACACAGGGAGCTGCGAGCAATGGTGGAGCATCAGTTACTGCTTCCGCAACGCCCGTCAAGGTTGATCCGGAGAATATGCACTGGCCTAACTATGACTTTATCAATCACCGGGAAATTACGGTGGAATATACGCAGAAGGCGGTGGACCTAGCGGTGCTGTCGCTCGAAGAGGCGGAAGAGTTTGCCAATAATTTGTGGCGGGAATACAACGGCAAAGATACGCTGGACAATGGCAAGAAAGTTTGGGATGGTGCTGCCAATGCGCATGATGCCTACCGATTGACAAAAGGGCTGGGAGGCATGGGTGTGGTCGTGTACACCAAACCCGCCAATGGACGGGATTATGTGATTATCAAAGGGTATAAAAAACATTTAAAAACGCTGATGAAAGGCAATCGCTGGCGCGCCAATAATCCGCAGGTGGTTCAACTCGGTCTGGGGACGAAGAACATGGCGAGAAACATGCTGCGGGTGGGGCTGGTGGTAGATATTATCTTCGCTGTTGCAATTAATGCCGTGGATGTGTTTGTTCATGATGAGAAAACCATGGCAGATTTAGTCGGGCGCTCCGGTGTGGATATTGCCAAAGGGATGATAGCGACGGGGGTTGGGACAGTGATGGCTGTTATAGCCAGCTCAATCGGTTTACCTTTAGTTGTTGTTGGGTGTGCTTTTGCTGGATTTGGTATGGGAGCAAGTTTCTTACTTGATAGTTTAGATAATGATTATGGCATTTCTGATACGTTGGTTGATAAATTGAAAGAGATTGAATTATGA
- a CDS encoding tripartite tricarboxylate transporter permease, which produces MMLNELLTALQTILTLHHLIYMLGGVLLGLAIGIFPGLGGIAGLSLLLPFLYGMEPVSALAMLIGLVAVIPTSDTFTSVLMGIPGSSGSQATVLDGFPMAKNGHAARALSAAFTASLFGGLFGAVVLTGFVLIARPVILAFGSGELFMLTLLGLTMVGSLAGKSLVKGLSACGLGMLLGSVGSAPATGEYRMTFDNFYLMDGIPLVVVGLGIFALPEIIDLLRQNKPIANASKLGSGWFQGVKDFFANKWLALRCSVIGCIVGALPGLGGSVVDWIAYGHAVQTTKDKPDFGHGDVRGVIAPESSNNAKEGGGLVPTLLFGIPGSGSMAVFLGGMVLVGLEPGPAMVGKDLDITYTIVWSLALANIFGAAACMLISPWVAKLTTVRYALLAPFMVMVICFAAFQATRDLADLVTLLGIGVLGVLMKRFDWPRPAFLIGFVLSPGMETYLYQAIQFDGIEFLLRPGVMIIGAIILFSLVFMIRQNMKKNHTVEKAARAPTRKPQVLFAILVNIVFAYGIYDSNQHSFLGGIFPTVVASGMWFLSAIVVVQLLTRPEGSPVCYDHEYVQGYAYDSHTASVMHYIYWIAGLIIGSYFVGYVISITLFFCAFLMNKAGMGLWRALTVTIAAVGFLLGLTHIMMLDLPIGLLQESVSLPWPLG; this is translated from the coding sequence ATGATGTTGAATGAATTGCTGACCGCTTTGCAGACCATTTTAACATTGCACCATCTCATTTATATGCTGGGTGGTGTATTGCTGGGTCTTGCAATTGGAATTTTCCCCGGACTGGGGGGGATTGCCGGTTTATCTTTATTACTACCATTCTTATATGGTATGGAGCCCGTTTCTGCGCTCGCGATGCTCATCGGTTTGGTGGCAGTCATCCCAACGTCTGACACCTTTACTTCCGTATTGATGGGGATTCCCGGTTCGAGCGGTTCGCAAGCCACCGTGCTGGATGGCTTCCCGATGGCTAAAAACGGACATGCAGCGCGGGCGCTGTCTGCCGCTTTTACGGCGTCTTTATTCGGGGGACTATTCGGTGCCGTGGTTCTGACCGGGTTTGTACTCATTGCACGCCCTGTGATTCTGGCTTTTGGATCCGGTGAACTCTTCATGCTCACCTTGCTTGGACTGACCATGGTTGGTTCACTGGCAGGGAAGAGCCTTGTCAAAGGGCTGTCTGCCTGCGGTTTGGGGATGCTGTTAGGGAGTGTCGGCAGCGCACCTGCAACGGGTGAATATCGAATGACATTCGATAATTTCTATCTGATGGATGGCATCCCGTTGGTGGTGGTCGGGTTAGGGATTTTCGCTTTGCCGGAGATTATTGACCTCTTGCGCCAGAACAAGCCAATCGCCAATGCCAGCAAATTAGGGTCGGGATGGTTTCAGGGCGTGAAAGACTTCTTCGCCAATAAATGGCTGGCACTGCGGTGCAGTGTGATCGGTTGTATTGTTGGTGCACTGCCCGGTTTAGGCGGTAGTGTGGTGGATTGGATCGCTTATGGTCACGCGGTGCAAACCACGAAAGATAAGCCTGATTTTGGTCATGGTGATGTCAGAGGTGTGATTGCACCTGAGTCATCTAACAATGCCAAAGAAGGCGGTGGACTGGTTCCGACACTGTTATTTGGCATTCCCGGTTCAGGCAGTATGGCTGTATTCCTCGGCGGCATGGTTCTGGTTGGCTTAGAGCCGGGCCCGGCGATGGTCGGCAAAGATCTCGACATCACATATACCATTGTATGGTCGCTTGCACTGGCAAATATCTTTGGTGCAGCTGCATGTATGCTTATTTCACCTTGGGTCGCAAAATTAACGACGGTTCGTTACGCACTTTTAGCCCCCTTTATGGTGATGGTGATCTGTTTTGCCGCTTTCCAGGCAACGCGTGATCTGGCTGATTTGGTCACCTTACTCGGTATCGGTGTGCTTGGCGTACTGATGAAACGATTCGACTGGCCAAGACCGGCCTTTCTGATTGGCTTTGTGCTTTCTCCGGGCATGGAAACCTATTTATACCAAGCGATTCAATTTGATGGTATCGAGTTTTTGCTGCGTCCCGGTGTCATGATCATCGGCGCCATCATTCTCTTTTCACTGGTCTTTATGATTCGTCAAAACATGAAAAAGAATCACACCGTTGAAAAGGCAGCCAGAGCACCGACCCGCAAACCGCAAGTGTTATTCGCGATCCTCGTGAATATTGTTTTTGCATATGGCATTTATGACAGCAACCAGCACAGCTTTTTGGGCGGCATCTTTCCGACCGTCGTCGCGAGTGGGATGTGGTTTTTATCCGCCATTGTGGTTGTGCAGCTTCTGACTCGTCCGGAAGGATCACCGGTCTGTTATGATCACGAATATGTCCAAGGATACGCTTATGACAGTCATACCGCATCAGTGATGCATTATATCTACTGGATAGCCGGATTGATCATTGGCAGCTATTTCGTCGGATACGTTATCTCAATTACGTTATTTTTCTGTGCATTTTTAATGAACAAAGCCGGGATGGGATTGTGGCGAGCATTAACTGTCACCATCGCAGCCGTGGGTTTCTTGCTCGGTCTGACCCACATCATGATGCTTGATTTGCCAATCGGCTTATTACAAGAAAGCGTTTCACTACCGTGGCCGCTAGGTTAA
- a CDS encoding sensor histidine kinase, translating into MFSLSSLSTRSLRFQLLAYSASALLFIGLLSMLAVKRYAYQTAQYTFDRPLANAALQILEDVLLDGDELSVDLPFSAFSGLADSPRDKVFYLVTTKQKEFVTGYPALLSEQTVISQIDAHPLQLEVAPHFFDLVFKQQHVRFALVGRVINTRKGPHHVYVLVGQTTEARTDWEQQLSGVASKLIFGVVFCTIIVIMILIAQVMKPLKSINRKISKRSNVDLTPIDVQGPEEVTHLVKTINSFMFQLDETLVNLKNFTSEAAHQLKTPVAGMRSQIELMLSRESSPQTTQWLMRLLDACGILDRTIEQLLNHAMIKHRFRSVEPTSNNINQLVQSICRGLAINALKRNIELSYQQHGQYQIEGDEFALTQMLSNLIENAIKYSPDNSVVEVEVARRGTKAIILIRDFGVGIKDEDKPHVFKRFYRTSGNSHSGTGLGMTIAADVARTYHARLILHDTVPQGLTVEIQFPYRKWKEIQ; encoded by the coding sequence ATGTTTTCTTTATCTTCTCTTTCAACCCGCTCACTCCGTTTTCAGCTTCTTGCCTATTCCGCAAGTGCTTTACTGTTTATCGGCTTGCTCTCCATGCTGGCGGTGAAGCGCTACGCCTATCAAACCGCGCAGTACACTTTTGATCGTCCTCTGGCAAATGCAGCATTACAAATTTTGGAAGATGTACTGTTAGATGGTGATGAACTAAGTGTTGATTTACCGTTCTCTGCATTTAGCGGGCTGGCTGACTCACCGCGTGATAAAGTTTTTTATCTTGTGACGACGAAGCAGAAGGAATTTGTAACCGGATATCCGGCGCTATTATCTGAACAAACGGTGATCTCACAAATCGATGCTCATCCCCTGCAACTGGAGGTTGCGCCCCATTTTTTTGATTTAGTGTTTAAACAGCAACATGTGCGTTTTGCGCTGGTTGGCCGAGTGATTAACACCAGAAAAGGGCCGCATCATGTCTATGTATTGGTCGGACAAACGACAGAAGCGAGGACCGACTGGGAGCAGCAGTTATCGGGCGTGGCATCCAAGCTTATTTTTGGTGTGGTGTTTTGTACCATTATCGTCATTATGATCTTAATCGCCCAAGTGATGAAGCCGCTGAAAAGTATTAACAGAAAAATATCGAAACGTTCAAATGTTGACCTGACACCGATAGACGTTCAGGGGCCCGAAGAGGTGACGCATCTGGTTAAAACAATTAATAGTTTCATGTTCCAGTTGGATGAAACCTTAGTGAATCTGAAAAACTTTACCAGTGAAGCGGCGCATCAGTTGAAGACGCCTGTCGCAGGGATGCGCTCTCAAATTGAGCTGATGTTGAGCCGGGAAAGTTCCCCCCAGACAACCCAGTGGCTGATGCGTCTCTTAGACGCTTGCGGCATTCTGGATCGCACTATTGAACAACTGTTGAATCATGCCATGATTAAACACCGTTTTCGCAGTGTTGAGCCGACCAGTAACAATATCAATCAGCTTGTCCAGTCCATTTGCCGCGGGCTTGCAATTAACGCACTGAAACGAAATATAGAGCTGAGTTATCAGCAACATGGTCAATACCAAATCGAAGGCGACGAATTTGCGTTAACACAAATGCTATCCAATTTGATTGAGAATGCGATCAAATATTCTCCCGACAATAGTGTTGTCGAGGTGGAAGTGGCCCGGCGTGGCACCAAAGCCATTATTTTGATTCGGGACTTTGGGGTCGGCATTAAAGATGAAGACAAGCCGCATGTCTTTAAGAGATTCTACCGGACTTCAGGCAATAGCCACTCAGGGACTGGATTAGGCATGACTATCGCGGCCGATGTCGCGAGGACGTATCACGCTCGATTAATTTTACATGATACGGTCCCTCAGGGGTTGACGGTCGAAATACAGTTCCCGTACCGGAAATGGAAGGAGATTCAATGA
- a CDS encoding universal stress protein: protein MPIKSIIMPFASQEHGEQRLEGALNVAKFFNAHLDVLHAQVGAEKFMPSEQRLVSRKFYDQIDKLVRDYVHDDMTQAKQIFERLCQQLGIQDEIIDSDQVSAKWHDIFGYRGEVVAEWAKVSDVIIIPQSLNGQTSVSFETAVSHGGKPILVMPREQTHFAPETIMIAWNGDKPGANSVNSALHLLQRAKQVVVVTSEKYLSKRPTQVDLVRYLARHKIEVDCITFAHKSRNTGSQLLEVAAGINADVIVSGAFAHQKLHQKVFGGVTQKLLMRADVPLWMMS, encoded by the coding sequence ATGCCAATTAAATCTATCATTATGCCGTTTGCTTCTCAGGAACACGGTGAACAACGGTTAGAGGGCGCACTCAATGTTGCTAAATTCTTCAATGCTCATTTAGACGTGTTACATGCACAAGTTGGCGCAGAGAAATTCATGCCCAGCGAACAGCGTTTAGTTTCAAGGAAATTTTACGACCAGATCGATAAGTTGGTTCGTGATTATGTCCATGATGATATGACACAAGCCAAACAGATCTTTGAACGCTTATGCCAGCAACTGGGCATTCAGGACGAAATCATCGATTCGGATCAAGTCAGTGCCAAATGGCATGATATTTTCGGTTATCGGGGTGAAGTTGTTGCCGAGTGGGCGAAAGTCTCCGATGTGATTATTATTCCTCAATCTCTCAACGGACAAACCAGTGTGAGTTTTGAGACGGCGGTCAGTCATGGTGGTAAACCGATTTTAGTGATGCCCCGTGAGCAAACACACTTCGCACCAGAGACGATCATGATCGCCTGGAACGGTGACAAACCGGGTGCAAACTCGGTCAATAGTGCATTGCATTTACTGCAAAGAGCGAAGCAGGTCGTTGTCGTCACCAGTGAAAAATACCTGTCGAAAAGACCGACTCAAGTTGATTTAGTCCGTTATCTGGCCCGACATAAAATCGAAGTTGATTGCATTACATTCGCGCATAAAAGCAGGAATACGGGGTCGCAACTGTTAGAAGTTGCCGCCGGGATCAATGCTGATGTGATTGTGTCCGGTGCTTTCGCCCACCAAAAACTGCATCAAAAAGTATTTGGTGGTGTGACTCAGAAGCTATTGATGCGTGCTGATGTGCCTTTATGGATGATGAGCTAA
- a CDS encoding 4-oxalomesaconate tautomerase has protein sequence MTHSRFIPCMLIRGGTSKGAYFLASDLPQSPEERDPLLIQIMGSGDAQQINGIGGGTTLTSKVGIISLSQSPEAELDYFFVQVGVEEKVVDTKPSCGNILSGVIAFAAEKGLIELTEGSTTVRVRNVNTNTIIEVTAETPDKTLKFDGDTSIDGVPGTGSPVLLNFLNVGGAKTGKLFPTGSTKEIIHDIEVSCVDAAVPMVHIPAQALGLVGNESKAAIDSNPDLLSRIESIRLVAGERMGLGDVRGSVIPKVAIVSPPHAGGSITSRYLVPHNCHASHAVTGAICVGAASLIEGTVAHQQAQISSELVSIEHPSGKIDVKLTLLAGESEPVIAQAALVRTARPLFKGEVYIAK, from the coding sequence ATGACACATTCCCGATTTATTCCTTGTATGCTGATCCGTGGTGGCACATCAAAAGGTGCCTATTTTCTGGCAAGTGATCTGCCCCAATCTCCTGAAGAAAGAGATCCGTTACTGATTCAGATTATGGGATCCGGTGACGCCCAGCAAATTAATGGCATTGGCGGCGGAACAACGTTAACGAGTAAAGTCGGTATTATCTCGCTGTCGCAGTCACCGGAGGCTGAGCTGGACTACTTTTTTGTCCAAGTCGGTGTCGAAGAAAAAGTCGTCGATACCAAACCGTCTTGCGGCAATATCTTATCCGGTGTTATCGCATTCGCGGCAGAAAAAGGGTTAATTGAATTAACTGAAGGCTCGACAACCGTTCGTGTTCGAAACGTGAATACCAATACGATTATCGAAGTGACTGCTGAAACGCCTGATAAAACACTCAAATTTGATGGTGATACCTCAATCGACGGGGTACCCGGGACGGGCTCTCCCGTGTTACTGAACTTTTTAAATGTCGGTGGCGCGAAAACCGGTAAACTGTTCCCCACCGGATCAACCAAAGAAATCATCCATGATATTGAAGTCAGTTGTGTTGATGCCGCCGTCCCGATGGTCCATATCCCTGCTCAAGCATTGGGTTTAGTCGGCAACGAGTCCAAAGCGGCCATCGACAGTAACCCTGATTTACTCAGTCGAATTGAATCGATTCGTCTCGTCGCCGGTGAGCGCATGGGGCTAGGGGATGTCCGGGGCAGTGTCATCCCCAAAGTCGCCATTGTTTCTCCGCCTCATGCGGGAGGCTCCATTACTTCTCGTTACCTCGTGCCGCATAATTGCCATGCCAGCCACGCGGTTACCGGGGCAATCTGTGTCGGCGCTGCGAGCTTGATTGAAGGCACGGTGGCCCACCAGCAAGCCCAAATCTCCTCAGAACTTGTCAGCATTGAACATCCCAGCGGAAAAATCGACGTGAAACTTACTTTGCTTGCAGGTGAATCTGAACCTGTGATTGCGCAAGCCGCATTAGTCAGAACAGCAAGACCACTCTTTAAAGGAGAAGTCTATATAGCCAAGTAA